From a region of the Mercurialis annua linkage group LG1-X, ddMerAnnu1.2, whole genome shotgun sequence genome:
- the LOC126676428 gene encoding exonuclease 1 isoform X1 — protein sequence MGIKDLLRFIKPYLQSIHIKKYSGKRVGIDAYSWLHKGAYSCSMEICLDMNSDKKLRYLNYFMHRINLLRHYKITPVVVFDGAKIPCKASTEHERHRRRETNRESAMEKLKQGNVNAAIEFFQRAVSITPLMAHQLIQILRTENVEFVVAPYEADAQLAYLSSVDAEKGGIAAVITEDSDLLAYGCQAIIFKMDRYGNGEEMVLDKIFDAVPSKPSFQHFDRELFAGMCVLAGCDFLPSVPGIGICKAHSFVSKYKNLDRVLSILKLEKANQMPEDYSKSFREALSVFQHARIYDATIKNLKHIKPIPQNLLDLLDEKLDFLGPELPPSVVIAIAEGNLNPINMEAFDVYPSSKYLQDPIVIRNHCELQKPAAIIASRQKITLVGKSRKASENGVTAGLAMTQDPVLTEKKYVSEAVALQKLVSPEETHEPAEKITIPEDVPRKIPKNPFIIKSSADSDLDLSDDDRSDVLFSTPDSAINVLSKKRKLHQNAIMDEEASEITKLQVSETLCAAKESQESVNSKPVKSYEVKGIGKIGKLKKSKHNNTAESKQNSILNFFSRV from the exons ATGGGTATCAAAGATCTTCTAAGGTTCATCAAACCTTACTTGCAATCCATTCACATCAAAAAATATAGCGGCAAAAGA GTTGGTATTGATGCATATTCATGGCTTCACAAAGGAG CTTATTCTTGTAGTATGGAGATATGTTTGGATATGAATAGCGATAAAAAGCTTCGATATTTGAACTATTTTATGCACAGAATCAATCTACTAAGACACTACAAGATAACCCCAGTTGTTGTTTTTGATGGTGCCAAAATTCCTTGTAAAGCTTCGACAGAACATGAAAGACACAG GAGAAGAGAAACGAATCGTGAATCGGCTATGGAGAAGCTTAAACAAGGGAATGTTAATGCTGCTATTGAGTTCTTCCAG AGAGCAGTGAGTATCACCCCGCTCATGGCACATCAACTGATTCAG ATATTGAGAACTGAAAATGTGGAATTTGTGGTAGCTCCATATGAGGCTGATGCACAGTTGGCATACTTATCGAGTGTTGATGCAGAAAAGGGCGGCATTGCAGCAGTTATCACGGAGGATAGTGATCTGTTGGCATATGGTTGCCAAGCT ATCATATTTAAGATGGATCGATATGGCAATGGCGAAGAGATGGTTTTGGACAAGATTTTTGATGCTGTGCCATCCAAACCCTCATTTCAGCATTTTGACAGGGAATTGTTTGCAG GCATGTGTGTATTAGCTGGTTGTGATTTTCTTCCATCTGTTCCTGGAATCGGGATTTGTAAGGCTCATTCCtttgtttcaaaatataaaaacttgGACCGT GTATTATCCATTCTGAAGTTGGAGAAGGCGAATCAAATGCCAGAAGATTATTCCAAATCCTTCAGAGAAGCTCTTTCGGTTTTCCAGCATGCTAGAAT ATATGATGCCACAATTAAGAATCTCAAACACATTAAACCCATTCCACAAAATCTTCTGGATTTACTGGATGAGAAGCTTGATTTTCTAGGACC AGAACTGCCTCCATCAGTAGTAATTGCCATTGCTGAAGGGAACTTGAATCCTATCAACATGGAGGCCTTTGACGTTTACCCAAGTTCTAAGTATCTTCAGGACCCCATTGTTATCCGAAATCACTGTGAACTCCAGAAACCTGCAGCCATCATTGCTTCGAGACAGAAAATAACCTTGGTGGGCAAATCAAGGAAAGCCAGCGAAAATGGTGTTACAG CAGGTTTAGCAATGACTCAAGATCCTGTTCTGACTGAAAAGAAGTATGTGAGTGAAGCCGTAGCTCTTCAGAAACTAGTCTCACCTGAAGAAACCCATGAACCAGCAGAAAAGATAACGATTCCCGAAGATGTTCCAAGAAAGATTCCCAAGAATCCATTCATCATAAAGAGCAGTGCTGACTCAGATTTAGATCTGTCAGACGACGACAGGTCTGATGTACTGTTTTCTACCCCAGATAGTGCTATAAATGTACTTTCCAAGAAAAGAAAGTTGCATCAGAATGCAATTATGGATGAAGAAGCTTCTGAGATAACGAAACTACAAGTCTCAGAAACCTTGTGTGCTGCTAAAGAATCCCAAGAAAGTGTAAACTCCAAGCCTGTAAAGAGTTATGAAGTGAAAGGTATAggtaaaattggaaaattgaaGAAAAGTAAACATAATAATACTGCAGAGAGTAAGCAGAACAGTATCTTGAATTTCTTTTCTAGAGTGTAG
- the LOC126665411 gene encoding uncharacterized protein LOC126665411 isoform X2 has protein sequence MSSENENRPPGIRTLQEKDMCVGSVFVVSSSYDRVHNLVVSTILVDKLGLYGFMKCSFSVCHMIWYNFKDKNFKFVPLVFAPATTPVIKGIIWWTVLCGRLNGMEKVSNMAGNASPHDLEHLILMRLA, from the exons ATGTCTTCAGAAAATGAAAACCGTCCTCCCGGAATAAGAACACTACAAGAGAAGGATATGTGTGTCGGGTCTGTCTTCGTTGTCTCTAG TTCCTATGATCGGGTTCATAATCTGGTGGTCTCAACAATCTTAGTGGACAAGCTTGGTTTGTATGGTTTTATGAAGTGTTCATTTTCTGTTTGCCATATGATTTGGTACAACTTTAAggacaaaaatttcaaatttgttcCTCTGGTTTTTGCTCCGGCTACGACTCCAGTGATTAAAGGAATCATTTGGTGGACGGTTCTGTGTG GAAGACTAAATGGAATGGAGAAGGTCTCAAACATGGCGGGCAATGCTTCGCCCCATGATCTTGAGCACTTAATTCTCATGAGACTTGCATAG
- the LOC130014773 gene encoding extensin-like, with protein MASRIIASTAFLVSLNLLFFTLVSSAYYPPSPSKSNDYTPDYTSNPTPATSEQKKYTSDYTSNPTSATPKQKEYTPDYASIPTSATPEQKEYAPDYTKNPTSATPEQKEYAADYTKNPTSATPEQKEYAPDYTKNPTSASPEQKKYASDYTSNPSSETTVQKEYAPDYTNKPSSETPAQKEYAPDYTNNPSSATPEPINYAPDYTSNPSSTPSEPINYAPDYYSHPYAKPAKCQKDTLKLGVCVSLLKDLLGVTIGTPPHAPCCSLIGDLVDLEAAVCLCTTIKASLLGINLNLPVNLSLLLNYCGKQVPEGFQCA; from the coding sequence ATGGCTTCAAGAATTATAGCCTCCACCGCGTTTCTCGTCTCCCTCAATCTCCTCTTCTTCACTTTGGTTAGCTCTGCCTATTATCCACCATCACCATCCAAGTCAAATGACTATACACCCGACTACACTAGTAATCCAACACCAGCAACATCAGAGCAAAAAAAATACACATCAGACTACACTAGTAATCCAACATCAGCAACACCAAAACAGAAAGAATATACACCTGACTACGCCAGTATTCCAACATCAGCAACACCGGAGCAAAAAGAATATGCACCTGACTACACTAAGAATCCAACATCAGCAACACCAGAGCAAAAAGAATATGCAGCCGACTACACTAAGAATCCAACATCAGCAACACCGGAACAAAAAGAATATGCACCCGACTACACTAAAAATCCAACATCAGCATCACCGGAGCAAAAAAAATATGCATCTGACTACACCAGCAACCCATCATCAGAAACAACAGTGCAAAAAGAATATGCACCTGACTACACCAACAAACCATCATCAGAAACACCAGCGCAAAAAGAATATGCACCCGACTACACCAACAATCCATCATCAGCAACACCCGAGCCAATCAATTATGCACCTGACTACACTAGCAACCCATCATCAACACCATCAGAGCCAATAAATTATGCACCTGACTACTATTCCCACCCATACGCTAAACCTGCTAAATGTCAAAAGGATACTCTTAAATTAGGTGTATGCGTCAGCTTAttaaaagatttattaggtGTTACAATTGGTACGCCACCACATGCTCCTTGTTGCAGCCTCATTGGTGATCTTGTTGATCTTGAAGCTGCCGTTTGCCTTTGCACTACCATCAAAGCTAGTCTCTTGGGCATCAACTTGAATCTTCCAGTTAACCTCTCTTTGCTGCTCAACTACTGTGGCAAACAAGTTCCAGAAGGATTTCAGTGCgcatga
- the LOC126676428 gene encoding exonuclease 1 isoform X2: MGIKDLLRFIKPYLQSIHIKKYSGKRVGIDAYSWLHKGAYSCSMEICLDMNSDKKLRYLNYFMHRINLLRHYKITPVVVFDGAKIPCKASTEHERHRRRETNRESAMEKLKQGNVNAAIEFFQRAVSITPLMAHQLIQILRTENVEFVVAPYEADAQLAYLSSVDAEKGGIAAVITEDSDLLAYGCQAIIFKMDRYGNGEEMVLDKIFDAVPSKPSFQHFDRELFAGMCVLAGCDFLPSVPGIGICKAHSFVSKYKNLDRVLSILKLEKANQMPEDYSKSFREALSVFQHARIYDATIKNLKHIKPIPQNLLDLLDEKLDFLGPELPPSVVIAIAEGNLNPINMEAFDVYPSSKYLQDPIVIRNHCELQKPAAIIASRQKITLVGKSRKASENGVTGLAMTQDPVLTEKKYVSEAVALQKLVSPEETHEPAEKITIPEDVPRKIPKNPFIIKSSADSDLDLSDDDRSDVLFSTPDSAINVLSKKRKLHQNAIMDEEASEITKLQVSETLCAAKESQESVNSKPVKSYEVKGIGKIGKLKKSKHNNTAESKQNSILNFFSRV; the protein is encoded by the exons ATGGGTATCAAAGATCTTCTAAGGTTCATCAAACCTTACTTGCAATCCATTCACATCAAAAAATATAGCGGCAAAAGA GTTGGTATTGATGCATATTCATGGCTTCACAAAGGAG CTTATTCTTGTAGTATGGAGATATGTTTGGATATGAATAGCGATAAAAAGCTTCGATATTTGAACTATTTTATGCACAGAATCAATCTACTAAGACACTACAAGATAACCCCAGTTGTTGTTTTTGATGGTGCCAAAATTCCTTGTAAAGCTTCGACAGAACATGAAAGACACAG GAGAAGAGAAACGAATCGTGAATCGGCTATGGAGAAGCTTAAACAAGGGAATGTTAATGCTGCTATTGAGTTCTTCCAG AGAGCAGTGAGTATCACCCCGCTCATGGCACATCAACTGATTCAG ATATTGAGAACTGAAAATGTGGAATTTGTGGTAGCTCCATATGAGGCTGATGCACAGTTGGCATACTTATCGAGTGTTGATGCAGAAAAGGGCGGCATTGCAGCAGTTATCACGGAGGATAGTGATCTGTTGGCATATGGTTGCCAAGCT ATCATATTTAAGATGGATCGATATGGCAATGGCGAAGAGATGGTTTTGGACAAGATTTTTGATGCTGTGCCATCCAAACCCTCATTTCAGCATTTTGACAGGGAATTGTTTGCAG GCATGTGTGTATTAGCTGGTTGTGATTTTCTTCCATCTGTTCCTGGAATCGGGATTTGTAAGGCTCATTCCtttgtttcaaaatataaaaacttgGACCGT GTATTATCCATTCTGAAGTTGGAGAAGGCGAATCAAATGCCAGAAGATTATTCCAAATCCTTCAGAGAAGCTCTTTCGGTTTTCCAGCATGCTAGAAT ATATGATGCCACAATTAAGAATCTCAAACACATTAAACCCATTCCACAAAATCTTCTGGATTTACTGGATGAGAAGCTTGATTTTCTAGGACC AGAACTGCCTCCATCAGTAGTAATTGCCATTGCTGAAGGGAACTTGAATCCTATCAACATGGAGGCCTTTGACGTTTACCCAAGTTCTAAGTATCTTCAGGACCCCATTGTTATCCGAAATCACTGTGAACTCCAGAAACCTGCAGCCATCATTGCTTCGAGACAGAAAATAACCTTGGTGGGCAAATCAAGGAAAGCCAGCGAAAATGGTGTTACAG GTTTAGCAATGACTCAAGATCCTGTTCTGACTGAAAAGAAGTATGTGAGTGAAGCCGTAGCTCTTCAGAAACTAGTCTCACCTGAAGAAACCCATGAACCAGCAGAAAAGATAACGATTCCCGAAGATGTTCCAAGAAAGATTCCCAAGAATCCATTCATCATAAAGAGCAGTGCTGACTCAGATTTAGATCTGTCAGACGACGACAGGTCTGATGTACTGTTTTCTACCCCAGATAGTGCTATAAATGTACTTTCCAAGAAAAGAAAGTTGCATCAGAATGCAATTATGGATGAAGAAGCTTCTGAGATAACGAAACTACAAGTCTCAGAAACCTTGTGTGCTGCTAAAGAATCCCAAGAAAGTGTAAACTCCAAGCCTGTAAAGAGTTATGAAGTGAAAGGTATAggtaaaattggaaaattgaaGAAAAGTAAACATAATAATACTGCAGAGAGTAAGCAGAACAGTATCTTGAATTTCTTTTCTAGAGTGTAG
- the LOC126667789 gene encoding uncharacterized protein LOC126667789: protein MIYTGDDGISCRVVLLDDEEAAEQEKTATSSDGKFLIKAVPASMLKEDDQKQPPDSTLTIRHDLIFERETFGCIIRGILVDLDLPAQELLIGHIFCQVAKKIETQSFGLNKKVLYFLVHVEQESESESESESDDDYYEELEPAKESVIDALGKLKIESGNGNGRCTICLEELVIGVEATQMACSHLYHNDCIRSWLQINGVCPLCRDHIA from the coding sequence ATGATATACACAGGAGACGACGGAATTTCTTGCAGAGTGGTTTTATTAGACGACGAAGAAGCAGCAGAACAAGAGAAGACGGCGACCTCTTCCGATGGAAAATTCTTAATCAAGGCAGTACCGGCATCAATGCTTAAAGAAGACGATCAAAAGCAGCCGCCTGATTCAACATTAACAATACGTCACGACTTAATATTTGAACGTGAAACGTTCGGGTGTATTATACGGGGAATTCTTGTTGATTTGGATCTTCCAGCTCAAGAACTGTTGATAGGTCATATATTTTGCCAAGttgctaaaaaaattgagaCTCAAAGTTTTGGTTTGAATAAGAAGGTTTTGTACTTTCTGGTGCATGTTGAACAGGAGAGCGAGAGTGAGAGCGAGAGCGAGAGTGATGATGATTACTACGAGGAGCTGGAGCCGGCGAAAGAGTCGGTAATTGATGCACTGGGGAAGTTGAAAATAGAATCAGGTAATGGTAATGGTAGATGTACAATTTGCTTGGAAGAGCTTGTGATTGGTGTCGAAGCAACTCAAATGGCTTGTTCACATCTTTATCATAATGACTGTATTCGTTCATGGCTCCAGATTAATGGAGTTTGTCCCTTGTGTAGGGATCACATAGCTTAG
- the LOC126665411 gene encoding uncharacterized protein LOC126665411 isoform X1 codes for MSSENENRPPGIRTLQEKDMCVGSVFVVSSSYDRVHNLVVSTILVDKLGLYGFMKCSFSVCHMIWYNFKDKNFKFVPLVFAPATTPVIKGIIWWTVLCGKLFLHGRLNGMEKVSNMAGNASPHDLEHLILMRLA; via the exons ATGTCTTCAGAAAATGAAAACCGTCCTCCCGGAATAAGAACACTACAAGAGAAGGATATGTGTGTCGGGTCTGTCTTCGTTGTCTCTAG TTCCTATGATCGGGTTCATAATCTGGTGGTCTCAACAATCTTAGTGGACAAGCTTGGTTTGTATGGTTTTATGAAGTGTTCATTTTCTGTTTGCCATATGATTTGGTACAACTTTAAggacaaaaatttcaaatttgttcCTCTGGTTTTTGCTCCGGCTACGACTCCAGTGATTAAAGGAATCATTTGGTGGACGGTTCTGTGTGGTAAATTGTTTTTACATG GAAGACTAAATGGAATGGAGAAGGTCTCAAACATGGCGGGCAATGCTTCGCCCCATGATCTTGAGCACTTAATTCTCATGAGACTTGCATAG